In Tachysurus vachellii isolate PV-2020 chromosome 3, HZAU_Pvac_v1, whole genome shotgun sequence, one genomic interval encodes:
- the smpdl3a gene encoding acid sphingomyelinase-like phosphodiesterase 3a, whose protein sequence is MALILFCWVAFLLYQQICAAPRNEGFKERPLLDISKFWHISDLHIDPTYHVTEDRTKVCYSSKGFPASDPGIFGDFMCDSPYQLILSAFSYMKNVDLEPEFMIWTGDSPPHVPADKLSPDTVINMISNMTQTIRQFFPQLPVYPALGNHDYWPQDQLPENENDIYQAAAKLWSPWLQPEALVTLRKGGFYSQLIKPGLRLVSLNTNLYYSPNHVTVNMSDPAGQFQWLQDTLELSKQNMERVYVIAHVPIGYLPYAKSTTAMREGDNEKLVNIFRNYSDVIKGQFYGHTHRDSMMVLLDRKGKPVNSIFVTPAVTPYRSFLEQYSNNPGVRMYLYNSQDYGLQDLWQFYLNLTKANQEEKPNWRLEYIMTKAFGIKDIQPESLHELALKFEEPDSKEFPKYFTYFMVSFNDTVTCTEECKTVQVCSVHFLDHDTYSECVEKGQRL, encoded by the exons ATGGCACTGATTTTGTTTTGCTGGGTTGCTTTTCTTTTGTACCAGCAGATTTGTGCTGCTCCAAGAAATGAGGGCTTTAAAGAGAGACCCCTGCTGGATATAA GTAAATTCTGGCATATATCTGACCTGCACATCGATCCCACCTACCACGTCACAGAAGATCGCACCAAAGTGTGTTACTCCTCGAAGGGCTTCCCTGCATCCGATCCAGGAATCTTTGGAGATTTCATGTGCGACTCTCCTTACCAGCTCATTCTGTCTGCCTTCAGTTATATGAAAAACGTGGACCTTGAGCCTGAATTTATGATCTGGACTGG AGACAGCCCTCCACATGTTCCAGCAGATAAGCTGTCCCCAGACACTGTGATAAATATGATCAGCAATATGACACAAACCATACGCCAGTTCTTCCCTCAGCTGCCGGTGTATCCTGCCCTGGGCAACCACGACTACTGGCCACAG GATCAACTTCCGGAGAATGAAAACGACATTTACCAGGCTGCAGCTAAACTTTGGTCCCCATGGCTACAACCAGAAGCCCTTGTTACTCTACGTAAAG GGGGCTTTTACTCTCAGCTGATTAAGCCTGGACTTCGGCTGGTGAGTCTGAACACAAACCTTTACTACAGCCCCAATCACGTAACGGTGAACATGTCTGATCCAGCTGGCCAGTTCCAGTGGCTGCAGGACACTCTGGAGCTTTCCAAACAGAACATGGAGAGG GTCTACGTGATTGCTCATGTCCCGATTGGTTACCTGCCCTACGCTAAAAGCACCACAGCTATGAGGGAAGGCGACAACGAAAAACTCGTGAATATATTTCGCAACTACAGCGACGTTATTAAGGGACAATTTTACGGTCACACTCATCGAGACAGTATGATGGTTCTTCTGGATCGTAAAG GGAAGCCTGTTAACTCTATCTTTGTGACTCCGGCTGTGACGCCATACAGAAGTTTTCTAGAGCAATATTCGAATAACCCTGGTGTCCGTATGTATCTGTACAACTCCCAGGACTATGGCTTAcag GATCTTTGGCAGTTCTACTTGAATCTTACCAAAGCAAATCAGGAAGAAAAGCCCAATTGGAGACTTGAATACATCATGACCAAAGCTTTTGGGATCAAGGACATTCAGCCAGAAAGCCTACATGAACTCGCACTGAAGTTCGAGGAACCAGACAGCAAAGAATTCCCGAAGTACTTCACTTATTTCATGGTCAGTTTCAATGACACTGTGACTTGTACAGAGGAGTGTAAAACAGTACAGGTGTGTTCTGTACACTTTTTGGACCATGATACGTATTCAGAGTGTGTGGAAAAAGGGCAAAGGCTGTGA
- the LOC132842417 gene encoding fatty acid-binding protein, brain-like: MDAFLGSWKLVKKENYSEYLAAIGVGEEQINIALIVQPILTFYKDGEFIVVKTETSILTGEVWFRLGEEYFEVTKDGRRCMNVVTLDGNKLVQVQKWNDKQTTIVREVKGENMITTFTYEKTVSTHNYKKV; this comes from the exons ATGGACGCGTTCCTTGGAAGTTGGAAACTTGTCAAGAAAGAGAATTACAGTGAATACTTGGCAGCCATTG GTGTTGGAGAGGAACAGATAAATATTGCCCTAATAGTTCAACCAATTTTAACCTTTTACAAAGATGGGGAATTTATAGTTGTTAAAACAGAGACCAGCATTCTTACTGGAGAAGTCTGGTTTAGGTTGGGTGAAGAGTATTTTGAAGTAACCAAGGATGGCAGACGATGCATG AATGTCGTAACCCTGGATGGAAACAAACTTGTACAGGTGCAGAAGTGGAATGATAAACAAACCACGATTGTTCGGGAGGTCAAGGGTGAAAACATGATCACG ACCTTCACCTATGAGAAGACGGTTTCCACCCACAATTATAAGAAGGTATAA